The DNA sequence GGTCTCATTATGCTCCCAGGTGGCCGCATTACGAAAGAGCCCCCCAGTGGGGGAGCCCACCAGTGGGGGTCCCCCACCATCGGTGGGCGCAGGCCGACAGGTTCAAGGAGACAACCAGATGCCTTCCCTTCTCCATCAAGACAAAGATGGTGAGCCCTCGCGCCCGAAGAGGCGCTCCCGACTGAGGCGCTTAAAGCGGATGCCGCTTCTTTTGCTGCTGGTACTTGTCGCGACAAGCTGTAGCCGCGCAAGAACGATCGGGCTCATGGCACCGAATGCGCCTACCTTTGCCTACCGGGAGATGTCCGTCGAACTCCCCGGCAGCAAACCAGACATTCGTATAGAGGGCTACTACACCCGCCCCTCGCCAGAGGGCAAATATCCTTGCGCGGTAATTCTCCATGGCAAGGGAGGATGGTGGCGGGCCTATATCCGCTACGCCCGCGCGCTGGCCGGCCAAGGGATAGCCTCCGTCATTGTGAACTATTACTCAGGTCATCAGGTCGATCTTGAGGGACTCTACGTCCCCTTTGATGAACGACGGGCGCAGTTCGAATATCAAAACGGCGACATCTCCGCGGCGGTGGCCGCCTTTTCCCGCTATCCGGTTTGCAGCGGGAGAAAAGTGGGGCTCATCGGTTTCTCACTCGGAGCCGACAAGGCCTTCCGCACAGCCGCAACTCAGCCCGATATCGGCGCCGTGGTTGGCTACTACGGACCCTACGATTACGTCTCCTTCATTCGCCAGCGGGTGAACCCGATACTACTGGCACTGGCGGGCGAGAATGCTCTCAAGTGGAAAGCCTACCTTGAAAAAAACAGCCCCTACACGCAGGCGGGCCGCGTAAAGGCAAGCGCCCTATTGTTTCACGGGGTCGAGGACACAACGATATCGGTAAAACAATCGATTCTCATGCAAAGGGCCTTGGAGAGGCGAGGTGGTTCGGGTGCGCGGATGAAACTCTACGAGGGGGTGGGCCATAACTTTGCCCTCAGACGCCGAGGCACCAAGGCCGAGCGTGATGACTCTATCCGCCTGACGATTTCGTTTCTCAAGAAAAAACTGATT is a window from the Nitrospinaceae bacterium genome containing:
- a CDS encoding prolyl oligopeptidase family serine peptidase; this translates as MPSLLHQDKDGEPSRPKRRSRLRRLKRMPLLLLLVLVATSCSRARTIGLMAPNAPTFAYREMSVELPGSKPDIRIEGYYTRPSPEGKYPCAVILHGKGGWWRAYIRYARALAGQGIASVIVNYYSGHQVDLEGLYVPFDERRAQFEYQNGDISAAVAAFSRYPVCSGRKVGLIGFSLGADKAFRTAATQPDIGAVVGYYGPYDYVSFIRQRVNPILLALAGENALKWKAYLEKNSPYTQAGRVKASALLFHGVEDTTISVKQSILMQRALERRGGSGARMKLYEGVGHNFALRRRGTKAERDDSIRLTISFLKKKLIEKKKKIVSGKRKPVARSGL